A portion of the Actomonas aquatica genome contains these proteins:
- a CDS encoding BatD family protein — protein MLGSTTATIAAEANVSATLTAPQETFWTGELFPLTFRTLVPEAKFQSMVGSVEWRSDNMQVEDWSEPEKGRQRFGTNWMATQAVTTRGYVPSPGRITLEAATQKVNIQSADRSVGFQQGGVVIQVPVASAPLTLTINPLPQPAPEGFSGAVGQFELTSTATTDKVNVGEAVTWTLELRGTGNWPQIRRLPARPLAKNFEVVSPGERRSAIDGKAFDAVLSEELSLVPRRPGNFTLPPVAFVYFDPAAGEYRTLQTPAHPLQVIGTATAAEEGMPEHTGVAVPDLPPPLPLDPSSGATRGIHPVAVSKWWIPAVAALSLPVVLWLALAARRRKLTDPLRGQREARARAMAILSQLPATGAPVTVAIRRQLIAWQEATATTLGLGVHPACGVPMQRALAASTLGTPDEWQRVWAEADAVIYGGADILPADWASAATLLLSATATVEPPLSAIFLRRNLWPSAVSALLVALALGAGAPRLQAAEDAGTQAYLAGDFVAAETAWAAAAAEEPLAVAPHYNRALALAQLDRWSESAMESLVALCLDPGDPAVRWQLLLSLDRSGIDQTKILQLAHRPGWYRVATHFSVGGWSRVFAAACFVVGLALAGSLWLFYGGRRGAQAGWPLVPAGLALAVALVAVQAQASYGALGAEETAIVTLDTALRSVPTEANAAQKTVPLPAGTLATAGRTFLGWTQLAFPNGQTGWVRSEELTYVYR, from the coding sequence ATGCTGGGCAGCACGACGGCAACCATCGCCGCCGAGGCCAACGTGTCGGCTACGCTGACGGCGCCGCAGGAAACCTTTTGGACCGGGGAGTTATTCCCGCTGACGTTCCGCACGCTCGTGCCGGAAGCGAAGTTTCAGTCGATGGTGGGTTCGGTCGAATGGCGCAGCGACAACATGCAGGTTGAGGATTGGTCGGAGCCGGAAAAAGGCCGCCAACGCTTCGGCACCAATTGGATGGCCACGCAGGCGGTCACCACGCGCGGCTACGTGCCCTCGCCCGGACGCATCACGCTCGAGGCCGCCACCCAGAAGGTGAACATCCAGAGCGCCGATCGCTCGGTCGGTTTTCAGCAGGGTGGGGTGGTGATCCAGGTGCCGGTGGCGAGCGCGCCGCTCACGCTCACGATCAATCCCTTGCCGCAGCCGGCGCCCGAAGGCTTCTCCGGCGCGGTGGGGCAGTTTGAACTCACTTCCACGGCCACGACCGACAAGGTGAATGTCGGCGAAGCGGTCACGTGGACGCTGGAGCTGCGCGGCACGGGCAACTGGCCGCAGATCCGTCGGCTCCCGGCGCGACCGCTGGCGAAAAATTTCGAAGTCGTCAGCCCCGGTGAGCGTCGTTCGGCGATCGACGGCAAAGCCTTTGATGCAGTCCTGAGCGAGGAGCTGAGTCTGGTGCCGCGTCGTCCGGGCAACTTCACGCTGCCGCCGGTGGCGTTTGTTTATTTTGACCCGGCCGCCGGGGAGTATCGCACGCTGCAAACGCCGGCCCACCCGCTGCAGGTGATTGGCACGGCGACCGCCGCGGAAGAAGGCATGCCGGAGCACACCGGCGTGGCCGTGCCCGATTTGCCGCCGCCGTTGCCCTTGGATCCCTCGTCAGGTGCTACGCGGGGAATTCATCCAGTGGCTGTGTCCAAATGGTGGATACCGGCGGTGGCAGCCCTTTCATTGCCGGTGGTGCTGTGGTTGGCGCTGGCGGCGCGTCGGCGCAAGCTGACCGATCCGCTGCGCGGCCAACGCGAAGCACGGGCGCGGGCGATGGCGATTCTGAGCCAACTGCCTGCGACAGGGGCGCCGGTGACGGTGGCCATTCGTCGTCAACTTATCGCCTGGCAGGAAGCCACCGCGACAACACTGGGTCTGGGAGTGCACCCGGCCTGCGGCGTGCCGATGCAACGCGCTTTGGCGGCAAGCACCTTGGGCACGCCGGACGAGTGGCAGCGCGTTTGGGCGGAAGCCGATGCGGTGATTTACGGTGGGGCGGACATCCTGCCGGCCGATTGGGCGTCGGCGGCGACCCTGTTGCTGTCCGCCACCGCCACGGTCGAGCCGCCGTTGAGTGCCATTTTTCTGCGCCGCAACCTGTGGCCGAGTGCAGTCAGTGCGCTGCTGGTCGCGCTGGCGCTCGGCGCGGGCGCGCCGCGGTTGCAGGCGGCGGAGGATGCCGGCACGCAGGCTTACCTCGCGGGTGATTTTGTCGCGGCGGAAACCGCCTGGGCGGCGGCCGCGGCGGAGGAGCCCTTGGCGGTCGCGCCGCACTACAATCGTGCGCTGGCGCTGGCCCAGCTCGACCGGTGGTCGGAGTCGGCCATGGAGTCGCTGGTGGCGCTGTGTTTGGACCCGGGCGACCCGGCGGTGCGCTGGCAGCTGTTGCTCAGCCTTGATCGCTCCGGCATCGACCAGACCAAGATTTTGCAACTGGCGCATCGGCCCGGTTGGTATCGCGTGGCGACCCATTTTTCGGTGGGCGGTTGGTCGCGGGTGTTTGCCGCGGCGTGTTTTGTCGTGGGCCTCGCGCTGGCTGGAAGCCTGTGGCTGTTTTACGGCGGTCGCCGCGGAGCGCAGGCCGGTTGGCCCTTGGTGCCTGCGGGGCTCGCGCTCGCGGTGGCTTTGGTCGCGGTGCAGGCGCAGGCGAGCTACGGCGCGTTGGGCGCCGAAGAAACCGCCATCGTCACACTCGACACGGCGCTGCGTTCCGTGCCGACCGAAGCCAACGCCGCCCAGAAAACCGTGCCGCTGCCCGCGGGCACGCTCGCGACCGCTGGTCGCACCTTCCTGGGCTGGACCCAACTCGCCTTTCCCAACGGCCAGACCGGCTGGGTGCGCTCGGAAGAGCTGACCTACGTCTACCGCTGA
- a CDS encoding response regulator transcription factor, with product MVMPTRSRELKFLVVEDLKLVRDMLVEACQRNWPDAEVMGATSGQEALEIAQDLQPDIILLDLCLPDGEGLDFTTKFRECCQRTKIIALTAHTDEFTIHRASHLRINGFVDKNEQPIEVLQEAVESVLDGRQYLSNTARRVREEIRFDPMSFSKVLSDREISLLSLLGQGLSNDEIAQRVGLAPTTVKLHRNKIMMRIGVHSTPQLMRYAIAKGFVHMNSPGMMAHSA from the coding sequence ATGGTGATGCCGACTCGCAGTAGGGAACTCAAATTTCTGGTCGTTGAAGACCTGAAGCTCGTGCGCGACATGCTGGTGGAAGCCTGTCAGCGCAATTGGCCGGATGCCGAGGTGATGGGCGCAACGTCGGGGCAGGAAGCCCTCGAGATCGCGCAGGACCTGCAACCCGATATCATCCTGCTCGACCTGTGTCTGCCGGATGGTGAGGGCTTGGATTTCACCACCAAGTTCCGCGAGTGTTGCCAGCGGACCAAGATCATCGCGCTCACCGCGCACACCGACGAGTTTACCATCCACCGCGCCTCGCATCTGCGCATCAATGGATTCGTCGACAAGAACGAGCAGCCCATCGAGGTGCTGCAGGAAGCGGTCGAATCGGTCCTCGACGGTCGCCAATACCTTTCCAATACCGCCCGCCGCGTGCGGGAGGAGATCCGCTTTGATCCGATGAGCTTCAGCAAGGTGCTGTCCGATCGGGAGATCTCGCTACTGTCGCTGCTCGGTCAGGGACTGAGCAACGACGAGATCGCTCAGCGGGTGGGCCTCGCGCCGACCACGGTCAAGTTGCACCGCAACAAGATCATGATGCGCATCGGCGTGCACAGCACCCCGCAACTCATGCGCTACGCCATCGCCAAGGGGTTTGTGCATATGAACTCGCCCGGCATGATGGCGCACTCGGCCTGA
- a CDS encoding vWA domain-containing protein produces MQWGQPEAFWLLVPVLVAAGMEWRRRDAIARRLPHIARVWAGQGELIFGQRQLGRSVWRWRLWLGLALAVVAFAQPRWGETEQPVYDPASDVVVAMDMSRSMLARDVRPSRIEHGRLMTLGMLDKLVGVRVGLAPFAGNAFVQLPLSLDYQILIETLDSLNPDNFPRGGTRYSAMLDAALEAFDENSANERYLIVISDGETSDPNWREKLPQLQERNIRIVAVAVGTQAGAVIPAREGGVVRDATGAEVLSKADPGSLEAMAAATGGRYVAGNTYLQLADILEELHRSAPRAAALDQATPVQEERFGWALLPALLLLFASFAWEVPYRPHHKRFELPEAPPERRLRPVGLARSLSLVLLAALVAVSSHNLSLALDGDENAIGPNQRPSSPVDGQAIIVTNRIGLMLEREGGPNALDYAGFCIDTMGYIETKLQIREKPALSILADVAAAIEAGRSLEPEGAGWDVIAKRLEGLLKRTLAPAKVYAAESAGNVSLETLLAMAEDEQENRRQRNEPEDDGMEIPDELRDRPSRQGEGSAFGDLTTVAEPPVEEEQDRRRRRPTFTMAVPPQSGEVDLSLPLHRLAQIESEDSPARLYQLMESPELPVVTSGEDW; encoded by the coding sequence ATGCAATGGGGACAACCGGAAGCGTTTTGGTTGCTCGTGCCGGTGCTGGTGGCGGCGGGCATGGAGTGGCGTCGACGTGACGCGATCGCGCGCCGACTGCCGCACATCGCGCGCGTTTGGGCGGGGCAAGGGGAATTGATTTTTGGTCAGCGCCAACTGGGACGCAGCGTCTGGCGTTGGCGGCTGTGGTTGGGCCTCGCGCTGGCGGTGGTCGCATTTGCGCAACCGCGGTGGGGCGAGACCGAACAACCCGTATACGATCCGGCGAGTGATGTGGTGGTGGCGATGGACATGTCGCGCAGCATGCTGGCCCGGGACGTGCGTCCCTCGCGCATCGAACACGGGCGGCTCATGACGCTCGGCATGCTCGACAAGCTGGTGGGCGTGCGCGTGGGTTTGGCGCCGTTTGCGGGCAACGCCTTTGTGCAGCTGCCGCTGAGCCTCGATTATCAGATCCTCATCGAGACGCTCGACTCGCTCAACCCCGACAACTTCCCGCGCGGCGGCACCCGCTACTCGGCGATGTTGGACGCGGCGCTGGAAGCCTTTGACGAAAACTCCGCCAACGAGCGCTACCTCATCGTGATCAGCGACGGTGAGACTTCGGACCCGAATTGGCGAGAAAAGCTGCCGCAGTTGCAGGAGCGCAACATTCGCATCGTGGCGGTCGCGGTCGGCACGCAGGCCGGCGCGGTGATCCCGGCGCGCGAGGGTGGAGTGGTGCGTGATGCGACCGGCGCGGAAGTTTTGTCGAAGGCCGATCCCGGTTCGCTGGAGGCGATGGCCGCGGCCACCGGCGGCCGTTACGTGGCGGGCAACACCTACCTGCAGCTGGCCGACATTTTGGAGGAGTTGCACCGCAGTGCGCCGCGGGCGGCCGCCTTGGATCAGGCGACGCCGGTGCAGGAGGAACGTTTTGGGTGGGCGCTGTTGCCGGCGCTGCTGCTCTTGTTTGCGAGCTTTGCTTGGGAGGTGCCGTATCGACCGCACCACAAGCGGTTCGAATTGCCCGAGGCACCGCCGGAGCGTCGCCTGCGTCCGGTGGGTCTGGCACGGTCGCTTTCGCTGGTGCTCTTAGCGGCGCTGGTGGCGGTGAGCAGTCACAACCTTTCACTCGCGCTCGACGGCGATGAAAATGCCATCGGACCGAACCAGCGCCCGAGTTCGCCCGTCGATGGTCAGGCGATCATCGTGACCAACCGCATCGGTTTGATGCTGGAGCGGGAAGGCGGACCCAACGCGTTGGATTACGCTGGCTTCTGCATCGACACGATGGGTTACATCGAAACCAAGCTGCAGATCCGCGAGAAACCTGCGCTCTCGATTCTGGCCGATGTCGCTGCGGCGATCGAAGCCGGTCGTTCCCTCGAGCCGGAAGGCGCCGGCTGGGACGTGATCGCGAAGCGCCTCGAAGGGTTGCTAAAACGCACGCTCGCGCCGGCCAAAGTTTACGCGGCGGAGAGTGCCGGCAACGTGAGTTTGGAAACGCTCCTGGCGATGGCCGAGGACGAGCAGGAAAATCGCCGGCAACGCAATGAGCCGGAGGACGACGGTATGGAAATCCCGGACGAGTTGCGCGACCGCCCGTCCCGCCAGGGGGAGGGCTCGGCTTTTGGCGACCTCACGACCGTGGCGGAACCGCCGGTGGAGGAGGAACAGGACCGCCGTCGCCGTCGCCCAACCTTCACCATGGCCGTGCCGCCGCAGAGCGGTGAAGTGGACCTTTCGCTGCCGCTCCATCGGCTCGCGCAGATCGAGAGCGAGGACTCTCCGGCGCGGCTATATCAATTGATGGAATCGCCGGAATTGCCGGTGGTGACCTCGGGGGAGGATTGGTAA
- a CDS encoding M14 family metallopeptidase has product MIKRPIDRLLRGAILCGLAVSTLVAAPSITPPKEMLGFNIGDDYHMANYTQISTMMKKWDEESDRLKVVNIGTTVEGRPMLMGIITSPENHAKLDYYQDISRRLSVAEMPEDEAEALAQEGKAVVWIDGGLHATETVNAQSLAEMIYQMVSLEDRETMRFLDDVILLMPIPNPDGVELVANWYMREEDPEKRSLNYLPVLYHKYVGHDNNRDSIMNNMPETINQNKVLFIDWNPQIMHNVHQTGPLGQVIFIPPFRDPFNYNFDPLIPVGIERVGAAMHARLLSKGMGGSSMRSNAPYSTWWNGGMRTAVYYHNQIGLLTEIIGNPTPGPVPLVPEKQLPDSERPMAIKPQMWHYRMSIDYMIEVERAVLDYASRNREQLLWDIYKMGRRSIEKGETDSWTISPTRVNKLKEEGARLIEELEAAGKETMTEEVAMRVRWRGGKNPTVPAELYETVLQAPDARDARGYIISKDQADFPTAVKFVNVLLKQGIFVDLATADFEVNGKTYPAGSYVVKANQSFRPAIRDMFEPQDHPIDLEYPGGPPMRPYDIAGWTPVVQMGVDFDRVFEDFDGPFERQSFEMQKPAAAKVYGPASPVGYLVSHKINDAVILTNRLMKAGEEVYWLKDERTVDGHALGTGTLWIPATAESSAIVKTAASDLGIPAFGVSEEPTGEAMKLKPIRIGLVDLYGGVMPSGWLRWMFEQYEFDYEVIFPQVLDAGNLRAAFDVIVVPSSTYSEGSRGRFRRMPEPDTIPEEYRSMLGQLTQSESIPPLKTFVAEGGTLLAIGSSSVIGRSMGLPVTDHLTEWNAQGERVPLDSKKFYVPGSILRAKFNNKTPLAYGMPSDGYVFFDSSPVFHRKDDEEIHAEQVAWFDGTDLLYSGWAMGEHYLDGGEVATSAKMGEGDLVLISIEATFRATPHGTFKLFFNGLYQGQAEELEL; this is encoded by the coding sequence ATGATAAAACGACCCATCGATCGCCTGTTGCGCGGCGCTATTCTTTGTGGGCTGGCTGTCTCCACATTGGTGGCGGCGCCGTCCATCACTCCTCCCAAGGAGATGTTAGGTTTCAACATTGGCGATGACTACCACATGGCCAACTACACTCAGATTTCCACGATGATGAAGAAGTGGGATGAAGAGTCCGACCGCCTCAAGGTCGTGAACATCGGCACCACCGTGGAAGGCCGTCCCATGCTGATGGGCATCATCACTTCGCCGGAGAACCACGCCAAACTCGACTACTACCAGGACATCTCCCGTCGACTTTCGGTGGCCGAGATGCCGGAAGACGAAGCCGAAGCTCTCGCTCAGGAAGGTAAGGCGGTGGTCTGGATCGATGGTGGTCTGCACGCCACCGAGACCGTCAACGCCCAGTCGCTCGCCGAGATGATTTACCAGATGGTGAGTCTCGAGGATCGCGAGACCATGCGTTTCCTCGACGACGTCATCCTGCTCATGCCGATTCCGAATCCGGACGGTGTCGAGCTGGTGGCCAACTGGTATATGCGCGAGGAGGATCCCGAGAAGCGTTCCCTCAACTACCTGCCGGTGCTCTATCACAAGTATGTCGGTCACGATAACAACCGTGACTCGATCATGAACAACATGCCGGAGACCATTAACCAGAACAAGGTGCTGTTCATCGATTGGAACCCGCAGATCATGCACAACGTGCACCAGACGGGTCCGCTCGGTCAGGTGATCTTCATCCCGCCGTTCCGCGATCCCTTTAACTACAACTTCGACCCGCTCATTCCGGTCGGCATCGAGCGCGTCGGCGCCGCCATGCACGCCCGCCTGCTCTCCAAGGGCATGGGTGGTTCCTCCATGCGCTCCAACGCCCCTTACTCCACCTGGTGGAACGGCGGCATGCGCACCGCGGTGTATTACCACAACCAGATCGGTCTGCTCACCGAGATCATCGGCAACCCGACGCCCGGACCCGTGCCGCTCGTGCCGGAAAAGCAGCTCCCGGACAGCGAGCGCCCGATGGCGATCAAGCCGCAGATGTGGCACTACCGCATGTCGATCGACTACATGATCGAGGTCGAGCGCGCCGTCCTCGACTACGCTTCCCGCAACCGCGAGCAGCTCCTCTGGGACATCTACAAGATGGGCCGTCGTTCCATCGAAAAGGGTGAGACCGACAGCTGGACCATCTCCCCGACCCGCGTCAACAAGCTCAAGGAAGAAGGCGCTCGCCTGATCGAGGAACTCGAAGCGGCCGGCAAGGAAACCATGACTGAAGAAGTCGCCATGCGTGTGCGCTGGCGCGGCGGCAAGAACCCGACCGTCCCGGCCGAGCTCTACGAGACCGTGCTGCAGGCGCCTGACGCCCGCGATGCCCGCGGCTACATCATCAGCAAGGACCAGGCGGACTTCCCGACCGCGGTCAAGTTTGTCAACGTGCTCCTCAAGCAGGGCATCTTCGTCGATCTCGCCACCGCCGACTTCGAGGTCAACGGCAAGACGTATCCGGCTGGTTCATACGTGGTGAAGGCCAACCAGTCCTTCCGCCCCGCCATCCGCGACATGTTTGAGCCGCAGGATCACCCGATCGATCTCGAGTATCCGGGTGGCCCGCCCATGCGTCCCTACGACATCGCGGGCTGGACGCCGGTGGTGCAGATGGGCGTGGACTTCGACCGCGTGTTCGAAGACTTCGACGGTCCCTTCGAGCGTCAGAGCTTTGAGATGCAGAAGCCGGCCGCCGCCAAGGTTTACGGCCCGGCCAGCCCGGTGGGTTACCTCGTTTCCCACAAGATCAACGACGCGGTCATCCTCACCAACCGCCTCATGAAGGCCGGCGAAGAGGTTTACTGGCTCAAGGATGAGCGCACGGTCGACGGCCACGCCCTCGGCACCGGCACTCTCTGGATCCCGGCCACCGCCGAGTCCTCCGCCATCGTCAAGACCGCCGCCAGCGATCTCGGCATTCCGGCCTTCGGTGTCTCCGAGGAGCCGACCGGCGAAGCGATGAAGCTCAAGCCGATCCGCATCGGTCTGGTCGACCTCTACGGTGGTGTCATGCCCTCCGGTTGGCTGCGTTGGATGTTCGAACAATACGAGTTCGATTACGAAGTGATCTTCCCGCAGGTGCTCGACGCCGGCAACCTGCGCGCCGCCTTCGACGTGATCGTGGTGCCCAGCAGCACCTACTCCGAAGGCAGCCGCGGTCGTTTCCGCCGTATGCCGGAGCCGGATACGATTCCGGAGGAATACCGCTCCATGCTCGGTCAGCTGACCCAGAGCGAGAGCATCCCGCCACTGAAGACCTTCGTGGCCGAAGGCGGCACCCTGCTCGCGATCGGTTCGTCCTCGGTCATCGGCCGCTCGATGGGCCTGCCCGTCACCGACCACCTCACCGAGTGGAATGCCCAAGGCGAGCGCGTGCCGCTCGACAGCAAGAAGTTCTACGTCCCCGGTTCCATCCTGCGCGCCAAGTTCAACAACAAGACGCCGCTGGCTTATGGCATGCCGTCCGATGGTTACGTCTTCTTCGACAGCAGCCCGGTCTTCCATCGCAAGGACGACGAGGAGATTCACGCGGAGCAGGTCGCCTGGTTCGACGGCACCGATTTGCTCTACTCCGGTTGGGCGATGGGTGAGCACTACCTCGACGGTGGTGAAGTCGCCACCAGCGCCAAGATGGGTGAGGGCGATCTCGTCCTCATCTCCATCGAAGCGACCTTCCGCGCCACGCCGCACGGCACGTTCAAGCTCTTCTTCAATGGCCTCTACCAGGGTCAGGCCGAGGAGCTCGAACTCTAA